The genomic interval AGGAAAAGCGCCGCCCCGGCGTGGGCCGGATCGATCGCCCGGGCCCGCTCGAACGCCTCCTTCGCGGAGAGAAACTCACCCGTCTGATAGTAGGCGTGGCCCAGGCGGTGGAAGTCCTCGGCCGCCCGCTCCTTCCCGCCCGCGACGAGTCGCGCATAGCAGGCCGCCGCCTCCCGGTACATCCTGCGCTCCAGATAGAGGTCCGCCAGGAGCCGCTCCGCCGCCGGACCGGACGACGCCAGACGCCGTCCCGCCTCGAGGACGTCGATGGCCTCGTCCGCCCGCTCCTGGGCCGCCAGCGCGCCGGCCAGCCGGAGCCGCCGGTTCGCATCGAACGGATCCTCCCGCAGGAGCTCCCGGTAGACCTCGGCGGCTTCGGCCTTCCGCGCCGTCCGTTCGAGCACATACGCCCACAGCTCGCGGGCTTCGGGATCGCGCGGATGGACCCTGAGAAAACGGGCCGTCTCGTGCTCCGCCAGCGTCCATCGTTCCCTCTCCACAAGCGCCCGCGCCCGGAAGAGCGCGTCCCTGCCGCCCGGATCGAGCGATTCCGCCTTCGCCCAGGCTTCCAGAGCGTCCTCCAGCGCCCCCGCCCGGGACGAAGCCTGCGCAAAGGCGCGCCAGAGATCCGCTCCGCTTTCCCCTTCGAGCGCGAGACACGAACGGTAGGCCGCGGCGGCCTTCGCCCACTGCTCCAGGCGGGAGTACGCCAGACCGAGACGGCGCCAAAGGCCGGCGGACGCGCCGCCGCGCGCCGCCGCGCGCTCGTAATGCTCCGCCGCCTCCGCATAGCGCCCTTCGCGGAGCGCACGGTCCCCCAGGGCCGCCTCGTCCTGGACGA from Planctomycetota bacterium carries:
- a CDS encoding tetratricopeptide repeat protein, which produces MAWVVMLLIGFVQDEAALGDRALREGRYAEAAEHYERAAARGGASAGLWRRLGLAYSRLEQWAKAAAAYRSCLALEGESGADLWRAFAQASSRAGALEDALEAWAKAESLDPGGRDALFRARALVERERWTLAEHETARFLRVHPRDPEARELWAYVLERTARKAEAAEVYRELLREDPFDANRRLRLAGALAAQERADEAIDVLEAGRRLASSGPAAERLLADLYLERRMYREAAACYARLVAGGKERAAEDFHRLGHAYYQTGEFLSAKEAFERARAIDPAHAGAALFLGHAAAARGEVEEARRAYEAAARANPRDARPYRALGDLELRQGRPAEAAAAYAQAVARGGGDAAVHANRVAGLLQAGLREEALSALKDAVKAHPTDERWRAFFRELARGGS